In Candidatus Binatia bacterium, the genomic stretch GAGCCGTGCCTGGACGTCGTGAGCGCGAGCGATAATCCTAAGCAAGCTCGGATCGGCTGCGGCATTATCACTGGAATCCTCGACCAGCATTTTCATTTCGCGACCGACGCGCTTCAGCCGCACCGGTGCCGCCAATGTTAGAATCTGATCAGACGAATTTGCCGGCTTGTGATCCTGTGCCTGCCGATCAATCGATGACGCGCTAAGCAACGCAGCAAGACTGCTTTGAGAGATAGCGATTTTGACGCTATCAAGCCTGACCTCGACGCGGCGGATCAAGGCCATCAGTATTGCTTTGATCTTCTCTGGTGCTTGGGCGCCAAGATCGTCGGCAATCTGTTGTGCGCGCTCGATCAGGTCCCCCTGTCCGACATTCTGGTCGACTTGATTGTCGATGGCGTCGAGGATTTCACCTCGGTGGGCGAGGAAAATGCGAAGCCTATTGATCACCACCGTTTCGAGGTTGCCCGCCGGGATCCGGCGTCGATTTGAGCCGCTTCTTGCGGCACCAGTTACGAGGGAGGTCGACACATAATACCGATACCGTGTTCCCTTCTTGACTGACCATGTAGGTGTCAGTCGCTCCCCGGCCTCGTCAAAGACCATGCCGGTCAGCAGGCTTGGCTGCTTGGTGCGGGCGCCGGTCGCCCGTGCCACGCGATTGTCGGCGAGTGCCGCTTGGACAGCATCCCATAGCGGCTTGTCAACGATTGCCGAATGCTCTCCGGGATAGGAATTGCCCTTGTGTGTTGCCTCCCCACGGTAAGTACGGTTCTGAAGCATCAGATAGAGCGCGCCATGCGAGAACTGTTGGTGACCATATTTCGTGCCATCGGGTCGGACTCGTCGCTTGCTCTTGATTCCGGCGGCGGCCAGCTCTTCCCCCAGGGCGCGGACCGACCTGAGCTTGAGATAGCGTTGGTAGATATCAACAACGGCCCGAGCCTCGGCGTCGTTTACGATGAGCTTGCGCTCTTTCACGTCGTATCCGAGTGGCACCGTGCCGCCCATCCACATGCCCTTCTTCTTCGAGGCGGCAATTTTGTCCCTGACTCGTTCACCGATCAGTTCACGCTCAAACTGGGCGAACGACAGCAGGATATTCAACGTCAGCCGTCCCATGCTCGTGGTGGTGTTGAACTGCTGGGTGATTGAGACGAACGACACTCCGCGGCGGTCGAAAACCTCGACGAGCTTGGCAAAATCGGAGAGCGCTCGCGTCAGCCGGTCGACCTTGTACACGACGACCACATCGATCTGGCCGGCCTCGATGTCGGCCAGCAGCTGTTGCAAGGCTGGCCGCTCCATCGTGCCGCCGGAATACCCGCCGTCATCGTACAGCGTCGGCAGCACCGTCCAGCCCTCATGCTTCTGCGACAAGATGAAGGCGGTGCAGGCTTCGCGCTGGGCATCGAGCGAGTTGAAAGCCTGCTCCAGGCCTTCATCGGTCGATTTTCGCGTGTAGATCGCGCAGCGAGACCGTTTGACGGGTCGCCGAGCCGTCTTTTCTGATTCAGCCATTGCGCCCTCCGCTCGGACGCTCTTTGCCCGTCACAAGCAGTCCGAAGAAGCGCGGTCCCGACCAGTGCGCTCCGGTGATCTTCTTTGCGATCTTGGTCAGAGATGCGTAACTCGAGCCGGCATATTCGAATCCATCTTCGGTTACCGTGACGGGGTGGGTCCGGCCATGCCATTCGCGGACAAGACGCACGCCCGGCTTCAGGCTGAGACTCGGCGTGGGGCCGACGCGGCCTGTCGTACGCAAAGTCTTCGCCAGCGTCCGCAGCTTACGACGCGTCGCCTTGCCGAGCCCGCCGTGTTCAATTTCCTGAAGCCGGTAGCCAATCCCGAGGATCAGCAGATCGCGGCTGATCCTCGGCGCATCACTGTGGTACAGGTGCCGCCATTCGCGCCGCAG encodes the following:
- a CDS encoding recombinase family protein → MAESEKTARRPVKRSRCAIYTRKSTDEGLEQAFNSLDAQREACTAFILSQKHEGWTVLPTLYDDGGYSGGTMERPALQQLLADIEAGQIDVVVVYKVDRLTRALSDFAKLVEVFDRRGVSFVSITQQFNTTTSMGRLTLNILLSFAQFERELIGERVRDKIAASKKKGMWMGGTVPLGYDVKERKLIVNDAEARAVVDIYQRYLKLRSVRALGEELAAAGIKSKRRVRPDGTKYGHQQFSHGALYLMLQNRTYRGEATHKGNSYPGEHSAIVDKPLWDAVQAALADNRVARATGARTKQPSLLTGMVFDEAGERLTPTWSVKKGTRYRYYVSTSLVTGAARSGSNRRRIPAGNLETVVINRLRIFLAHRGEILDAIDNQVDQNVGQGDLIERAQQIADDLGAQAPEKIKAILMALIRRVEVRLDSVKIAISQSSLAALLSASSIDRQAQDHKPANSSDQILTLAAPVRLKRVGREMKMLVEDSSDNAAADPSLLRIIARAHDVQARL
- a CDS encoding DUF2924 domain-containing protein codes for the protein MAPRSVHPTAPSSRSTPQLVLAGASPDELRREWRHLYHSDAPRISRDLLILGIGYRLQEIEHGGLGKATRRKLRTLAKTLRTTGRVGPTPSLSLKPGVRLVREWHGRTHPVTVTEDGFEYAGSSYASLTKIAKKITGAHWSGPRFFGLLVTGKERPSGGRNG